A region of Maribacter algicola DNA encodes the following proteins:
- a CDS encoding glycoside hydrolase family 28 protein translates to MKTTLETGKELKRGLSQIKNLNIPQQVIRMIFLYVLCFYQLGYTQNFKSRDIHNIKDYGAKGNGNTLNTMAIQRAIDAAHMGKNGGKVIVPKGTYLTGSLELKSKVHLYLEEGAVLLGSTDPNDYKVLDTPGKPLSPKADDNSLLALILAFKANNISVTGKGTIDGQGRALALNIDSLHHAKIQIDPKYNYRRMRPNETVRPKLFNFSSCNEVLVADLEIMNGACWGLTFELCDDLALNNLKILNRAYWNNDGIDITDSKNVSITGCDVNSADDGICLKSYYPGYFNDNIHISDCTIRSSASAIKFGTASYGGFKNVTIENIKIYDTFRSAIALEAVDGGDIENITVRNIEARNTGNAIFIRLGHRDGERPGTVKNILITDMKVQVPFGRPDIDYDMRGPEVDFFHNTFPSSITGLTSNKVENVRLERIEITYPGRASKGMAYVPLSRLYQVPEKEKDYPEFHMFGELPSWAFYVRHVKGISFKDINLVLDDKDYRPAFIFDDVEILKLENVELKTSSKNEIILYRTKDVALDSELKAISDYIDR, encoded by the coding sequence ATGAAAACAACCTTAGAAACCGGAAAGGAATTAAAAAGGGGATTGTCCCAAATAAAAAATCTAAACATACCCCAACAGGTTATAAGAATGATTTTTCTTTATGTTCTATGTTTTTATCAACTAGGCTATACACAGAATTTCAAGAGCAGGGATATCCATAATATCAAGGACTATGGGGCCAAGGGCAATGGAAATACTTTAAATACCATGGCCATACAGCGTGCTATTGATGCGGCCCATATGGGCAAAAATGGGGGAAAGGTTATTGTTCCAAAAGGAACCTACCTTACCGGAAGCCTTGAATTAAAAAGTAAAGTACACCTTTATTTGGAAGAAGGTGCGGTGCTTTTGGGCAGTACAGACCCTAATGATTACAAGGTATTGGATACGCCGGGAAAACCTTTGTCCCCAAAGGCTGATGACAACTCTTTATTGGCCTTGATTCTGGCTTTTAAAGCGAACAATATTTCTGTAACGGGGAAAGGAACAATTGACGGTCAAGGTAGAGCCTTGGCCCTCAATATAGATAGTTTGCACCATGCTAAAATACAAATTGACCCTAAATACAATTATCGTAGAATGCGGCCCAATGAAACCGTAAGGCCCAAATTGTTCAATTTTTCAAGTTGTAACGAAGTGCTTGTAGCAGATTTGGAAATTATGAACGGTGCCTGTTGGGGGCTAACGTTTGAATTGTGCGATGATTTGGCACTAAACAATCTCAAAATCTTGAACAGGGCCTATTGGAACAATGACGGAATAGATATAACCGATTCCAAGAATGTGAGCATCACTGGTTGTGATGTAAACTCGGCTGATGACGGCATTTGTTTGAAATCGTACTATCCCGGTTATTTCAATGACAATATCCATATTTCGGACTGTACTATTCGCTCTAGTGCCAGTGCCATAAAATTTGGTACAGCTTCGTATGGTGGCTTTAAGAACGTAACCATTGAAAATATAAAAATCTATGATACCTTTCGTTCTGCCATTGCCTTGGAGGCTGTGGATGGGGGTGATATTGAAAACATAACCGTACGAAATATAGAAGCCCGGAATACGGGCAATGCCATATTCATTCGTTTGGGACATAGGGACGGGGAACGTCCCGGCACTGTTAAAAACATTTTGATTACAGACATGAAAGTTCAGGTGCCATTTGGCAGACCGGATATTGACTATGATATGCGCGGACCTGAAGTAGACTTTTTTCATAATACCTTTCCATCTTCCATAACAGGCCTTACCAGTAACAAGGTTGAAAATGTGCGCTTGGAACGGATTGAAATCACCTATCCTGGAAGAGCTTCAAAAGGTATGGCCTATGTACCCCTGAGTAGATTATATCAAGTGCCGGAAAAGGAAAAGGACTACCCAGAATTCCATATGTTTGGGGAGTTGCCCTCTTGGGCTTTTTATGTACGTCATGTCAAAGGAATTTCTTTTAAGGACATCAATTTGGTTTTGGATGATAAGGACTATAGGCCTGCCTTTATATTTGATGATGTTGAGATTTTAAAATTGGAGAATGTGGAACTTAAGACTTCTTCAAAGAACGAAATTATTCTCTACAGAACGAAGGATGTGGCATTGGACAGCGAATTAAAAGCGATATCAGATTATATAGATCGGTAA
- a CDS encoding metallophosphoesterase family protein has translation MNFFKNNIGSILFVLGALGSSCTINRELINKETQIAVIADAHLQNVYGELEDNEYSGVANPKNGKYTFIRTMQSQLQSTRIFNENYFAFLAALDDIVARNIKYVLLPGDFSDDGQPLHIRGFKKILDKYTQEYGLTFLLITGNHDVVYPYDHEDGKRDFLGQGGKPQTIASTAGFMENGAPGELPIVISKDLQNLGYGKITRLLKDHGFFPKKEYHYWATPFSKYSYEDYTFNAAKAEATLEQRSYRIPHNSTALPDVSYVVEPVEGIWLLALDANTYLQKEMPNTDSVDQIEYKNNGQGLDNLLTHKKYLVEWIEKLTISAKKYNKTLIAFSHYPMSDFNNGATQHINNLLVGSKMQIKRIPNPKLATTLADAGLRLHLGGHMHLNDTGISTSKKGNILVNIQTPSLAAYMPAYKILTMVNPDKIQVKTVVIDSVPRYNEFFDLYKKEYQRLMTTGDSTIWNKDVLESTSYKDLMNWHLKELVRLRFLPSEWHSDFAKFIMDLSGKELLFLSQSKSQNALDEQLNNLRDGKLSFESLYLDESISHKIGPEVLELYNAWSGGDLIFDLYRLRSADQLAFKDIGEARLKQYDFLIQSFLSNNSGQKNNDLLKKRILDLMRVLQNFMTGEPSVDFELHMKTGKIKPLNEKGIPLH, from the coding sequence GTGAACTTTTTTAAGAATAATATTGGTTCCATACTGTTTGTGCTAGGTGCACTAGGTTCGTCTTGCACGATAAACAGGGAACTGATTAATAAAGAAACACAAATAGCCGTTATTGCCGATGCACATCTACAAAACGTCTATGGCGAACTGGAGGATAATGAGTACAGTGGGGTGGCAAATCCTAAAAATGGCAAATACACCTTTATTAGGACCATGCAGTCTCAATTACAATCTACTAGGATTTTCAATGAGAATTATTTCGCTTTTCTGGCCGCGTTGGACGACATCGTAGCTCGAAATATTAAATACGTCTTACTTCCGGGTGATTTTTCCGATGATGGCCAGCCCTTGCATATAAGGGGATTTAAAAAAATTTTGGACAAATATACCCAGGAATATGGCCTTACCTTTTTACTGATTACAGGGAATCATGATGTTGTCTATCCTTATGACCATGAAGACGGAAAAAGAGACTTTCTGGGTCAGGGTGGAAAACCACAAACCATTGCCTCTACCGCTGGTTTTATGGAAAACGGTGCGCCTGGGGAACTGCCCATAGTCATCTCCAAAGACCTCCAAAATTTGGGCTATGGGAAAATAACTCGTCTTTTAAAGGATCATGGCTTTTTTCCAAAAAAGGAATACCACTACTGGGCCACCCCATTTTCTAAGTATTCTTATGAAGATTACACCTTCAATGCCGCAAAAGCAGAGGCCACACTTGAACAAAGAAGCTATAGAATCCCCCACAACAGCACAGCCTTGCCTGATGTTAGTTATGTAGTGGAGCCCGTAGAAGGTATTTGGCTACTTGCGCTGGATGCCAATACCTACCTCCAAAAAGAAATGCCTAATACCGATAGTGTTGATCAAATCGAATATAAAAATAACGGCCAAGGTCTGGACAATCTCCTTACACACAAAAAATATCTTGTGGAATGGATTGAAAAGTTGACTATCTCAGCCAAAAAATATAATAAAACCTTAATTGCCTTTAGCCATTACCCTATGTCCGACTTTAATAATGGTGCTACCCAACATATTAACAACCTATTGGTTGGCAGTAAGATGCAAATTAAAAGAATTCCTAACCCTAAACTGGCCACCACTCTTGCAGATGCAGGGCTGCGACTACATTTGGGAGGGCACATGCACCTAAATGATACAGGTATTAGTACCTCCAAAAAAGGCAATATCCTCGTTAACATACAAACCCCATCCTTGGCTGCTTATATGCCCGCTTACAAAATACTTACAATGGTTAACCCGGATAAAATACAGGTAAAAACAGTGGTGATTGATTCCGTACCCCGATACAATGAATTTTTTGATCTTTATAAGAAAGAATACCAACGATTGATGACCACGGGGGACAGTACCATCTGGAACAAGGACGTTTTAGAATCCACAAGCTATAAAGACCTAATGAACTGGCACTTGAAGGAACTTGTAAGGTTGCGTTTCCTACCTTCGGAATGGCATTCCGACTTTGCCAAATTTATTATGGACCTTTCCGGCAAGGAATTGTTGTTTCTTTCTCAATCAAAAAGTCAAAACGCACTGGATGAACAATTGAATAACCTTAGAGATGGCAAGCTAAGTTTTGAGTCGCTTTATTTAGATGAATCTATAAGCCATAAGATAGGACCAGAAGTACTTGAGCTTTACAACGCCTGGTCTGGAGGGGATTTGATTTTTGACCTATATCGCCTCAGGAGTGCAGATCAGCTTGCCTTTAAAGATATAGGTGAAGCAAGGTTGAAGCAATATGATTTTCTCATTCAATCCTTTCTATCCAACAACAGTGGCCAAAAGAACAATGACCTTTTAAAAAAGAGGATATTGGACCTTATGAGAGTTTTACAAAATTTCATGACAGGTGAACCATCTGTTGATTTTGAGCTACATATGAAAACCGGAAAAATAAAGCCCTTGAATGAAAAAGGCATACCACTACATTAA
- a CDS encoding calcium/sodium antiporter, which yields MQNVLFVLIGLVLLIAGGNWLLKSAVAISLRLAIPKIVIGMTVVSFATSAPELIVSIKAALDGFPDLALGNVVGSNIANLGLVLGITVILGSIDVRKSFYTTDWPVMMLASVLFFGFIYFDGNLSRVEGIIMVSFLFFFLVYLLRFQKTAVVDEMPEDDVPLPLYKTVLFLGLGGVALWGGSELLINGAVGLASSFGVSDRVIGITVVSVGTSVPELAASVIAVIKKEKAISLGNLIGSNIFNLLAVLGITAIVSPIHVVDTGLLSNDIFWMLGVSFLILPLVFFPKGLRLGWRDGLILVGIYVTFVYFTLR from the coding sequence ATGCAAAATGTACTTTTTGTTTTAATAGGACTTGTATTGTTGATCGCCGGAGGGAATTGGTTGTTGAAGTCGGCCGTAGCCATTTCGTTGAGGTTGGCCATACCAAAAATTGTAATAGGTATGACGGTGGTATCCTTTGCTACTTCGGCACCGGAACTTATTGTAAGTATAAAGGCTGCCTTGGATGGCTTTCCTGATTTGGCCTTGGGGAACGTAGTGGGATCAAATATTGCCAATCTAGGTTTGGTACTGGGAATCACGGTTATTTTGGGAAGTATTGACGTGCGAAAAAGTTTTTACACTACGGACTGGCCTGTAATGATGCTAGCTTCGGTATTGTTTTTTGGCTTTATCTATTTTGATGGCAACTTGAGCAGGGTAGAAGGAATAATTATGGTCTCTTTTCTGTTCTTTTTTCTGGTATACCTCCTACGTTTCCAAAAAACGGCCGTTGTGGATGAAATGCCCGAAGATGATGTACCATTGCCGCTTTATAAGACAGTGCTTTTTCTGGGATTGGGAGGCGTTGCGCTTTGGGGAGGATCTGAGCTGCTAATAAATGGGGCCGTTGGTTTGGCTTCCTCCTTTGGGGTGAGTGACAGGGTCATAGGTATTACGGTTGTTTCAGTGGGAACAAGCGTACCCGAGTTGGCGGCTTCCGTAATCGCGGTAATAAAAAAGGAAAAGGCGATTTCGTTGGGTAACCTAATTGGCTCAAATATTTTCAATCTTTTGGCGGTACTGGGTATAACGGCAATAGTGTCCCCAATTCATGTGGTTGATACCGGTCTGCTGAGCAACGATATTTTTTGGATGTTGGGAGTCTCCTTTTTGATACTTCCCTTGGTATTTTTCCCCAAAGGACTGCGTTTAGGCTGGCGAGACGGTCTAATTCTTGTGGGAATTTACGTGACTTTTGTGTATTTTACATTACGCTAA
- a CDS encoding SsrA-binding protein, which translates to MFVKTIILKQSFFTLLAKLNKALLPSYSKKQLDLSKANKFQLAIIGWRYFVTTRALD; encoded by the coding sequence ATGTTTGTTAAAACCATCATTTTGAAACAAAGCTTCTTTACATTGTTGGCCAAATTGAATAAAGCCCTACTTCCCTCTTATTCAAAAAAACAACTGGATTTGTCCAAAGCCAACAAGTTCCAACTTGCCATCATTGGATGGAGGTACTTTGTGACAACCCGCGCTTTGGATTAA
- a CDS encoding adenine phosphoribosyltransferase: MDFKSYIRDVPDFPKQGILFKDITPLLQDYKALTSAADALIENLKKGSIDKVVGMESRGFIFGPMLADRLEAGFVPVRKPGKLPYKTLRETYDLEYAKDTLEIHVDGISKGDRVLIHDDVLATGGTALATTKLVEKLGAIIVQCNFLVELSFLNGREKIKPLEVKSLITY, translated from the coding sequence ATGGATTTTAAAAGCTACATTAGGGATGTGCCGGATTTCCCTAAACAGGGAATCTTGTTTAAAGATATAACTCCTTTATTACAGGATTATAAGGCCTTAACAAGTGCTGCCGATGCCCTCATTGAAAACCTTAAAAAGGGGAGTATAGATAAAGTTGTTGGTATGGAAAGTAGGGGTTTCATTTTTGGACCTATGCTAGCAGACCGATTGGAAGCCGGATTTGTACCTGTTAGGAAACCCGGAAAATTACCTTATAAAACTTTAAGAGAAACTTACGACTTGGAGTACGCTAAAGATACCTTGGAGATCCATGTAGACGGTATATCCAAAGGAGATAGGGTTTTAATACACGATGATGTTTTAGCGACAGGTGGGACCGCTTTGGCAACTACCAAATTGGTAGAAAAATTGGGAGCTATCATCGTGCAATGTAATTTTTTGGTTGAACTCTCTTTTCTCAACGGAAGGGAAAAAATTAAACCATTAGAAGTGAAATCCTTGATTACTTATTAA
- a CDS encoding endonuclease/exonuclease/phosphatase family protein: MMPKNLVWTWLSVLIAFSSSTSFAQSKKVINAMSFNIRYDNPEDGPQNWHYRKDNIVRMINFYDLDIIGMQEVLVGQLNFLKQNLSEYETIGVGREDGATKGEYAPIFYRKNRLKTLQSGTFWLSETPNKVSKGWDADLERIATWAIFLDKKTRKKFIFMNTHFDHRGNLARIESAKLLKQKAMELGGDLPLILTGDFNLTPNSQGIQTLLKEDGKNTLRNTRTLATLAYGPDWTSCGFDDRPFEDREVIDYIFVKNIAEIHRYAVFAEMLNNLYLSDHCPVFAQLQL; encoded by the coding sequence ATGATGCCTAAAAACCTGGTTTGGACATGGTTGTCCGTGTTGATAGCCTTTTCCAGTAGTACGTCTTTTGCTCAAAGTAAAAAGGTAATCAATGCCATGTCATTTAATATACGATATGACAATCCGGAAGATGGGCCACAAAATTGGCACTACAGGAAGGACAATATTGTGCGAATGATCAATTTTTATGATTTGGACATCATTGGCATGCAGGAAGTATTGGTAGGCCAACTGAATTTCCTTAAACAAAACCTTTCAGAATATGAAACTATTGGCGTGGGTCGTGAAGACGGGGCCACTAAGGGCGAATACGCTCCCATCTTCTATCGAAAAAATAGGCTTAAGACCTTGCAAAGTGGTACCTTCTGGCTAAGTGAGACACCCAATAAAGTAAGTAAGGGGTGGGATGCCGATTTGGAACGAATTGCTACTTGGGCCATTTTTTTGGATAAGAAGACCCGAAAGAAATTTATATTCATGAATACCCATTTTGACCATAGGGGTAATCTTGCCAGGATAGAGAGCGCAAAGCTGTTGAAACAAAAGGCTATGGAGTTGGGTGGCGACCTTCCTCTAATCTTAACTGGCGATTTTAACCTGACTCCAAACTCCCAGGGTATTCAGACGTTACTTAAAGAAGATGGGAAAAATACTTTGCGCAACACAAGGACACTGGCTACACTTGCTTATGGACCGGATTGGACGAGCTGTGGTTTTGACGATAGACCTTTTGAAGATAGGGAAGTTATTGACTATATTTTTGTTAAAAATATAGCCGAAATCCACCGCTATGCGGTTTTTGCGGAAATGCTAAACAATTTGTACTTATCCGACCACTGTCCGGTCTTTGCCCAATTACAGCTATAG
- a CDS encoding carboxypeptidase-like regulatory domain-containing protein, translating into MKRASKGIAQLFLLLVANVCWAQENDFLRGRVLDLESGQPVVFATVRIKDKALGVITNTDGGFQIPQKYKLEGEVLEISSMGYESLEVPLVVFNTETVLVLNMKPAILELEEVTVSKKRRTKERYYKLTAREIVYKAIENLPLNLPQNPYTYIGYYRDYQIKDGDYTNLNEALLQIFDQGLNTIDYEASKVSIIDYRQNKDFPIDSIALKPYDYKGYTKTISKAVLNSYGGNELNILRIHDPIRNYKINSFDFVNNLQSDFTRNHTFSREEDVILDESYVYHISVAYSNTKVVVKGDLYITQDDFAILGFDYLVFEKLKEKDGGNRLIFETRIEYEQINGKMYLNYHSMNNSFKLLKPPRFQFLEGIFNPNKKQFVLVFNNNLDVNSGGMSSRYNIRFQGKKLKFESILIVDNEVSLKPNIERKGNRDLINEMIELIKKEKINVEDLQFEVKGIKDVNGNVVNEIEYENRSQFREFFVQELLLEPTGISKDNLFMDKRKPIFTGQPISKPDNFSDYWMNTPLPNLKN; encoded by the coding sequence ATGAAAAGAGCTTCTAAAGGTATTGCCCAGCTTTTCTTGCTTCTAGTAGCCAATGTTTGTTGGGCGCAGGAAAATGATTTTCTAAGGGGAAGGGTTTTGGACTTGGAATCAGGTCAGCCAGTCGTATTCGCTACTGTTCGTATCAAAGATAAGGCTCTTGGGGTTATCACAAATACGGATGGTGGATTTCAGATTCCCCAAAAATATAAACTGGAAGGTGAGGTACTGGAGATTTCTTCTATGGGATACGAATCTTTGGAGGTGCCCCTAGTAGTTTTTAATACCGAAACCGTTCTGGTATTAAATATGAAACCGGCAATCTTGGAGCTAGAGGAGGTGACAGTTAGCAAGAAAAGAAGAACCAAGGAAAGATATTATAAATTAACGGCGAGGGAGATTGTCTATAAGGCAATCGAGAACCTGCCATTGAACCTACCCCAAAACCCATATACTTATATTGGTTATTATAGGGATTATCAAATTAAGGATGGAGATTATACCAATTTAAACGAGGCACTGCTCCAAATATTTGACCAAGGCCTCAATACCATTGACTATGAGGCTTCTAAAGTTAGCATTATTGACTATCGCCAAAACAAAGACTTTCCAATAGACTCTATAGCTTTAAAGCCATACGATTACAAAGGATATACAAAAACAATCTCTAAGGCTGTTTTGAATAGTTATGGAGGTAATGAATTGAATATTTTAAGAATTCACGACCCTATTAGGAATTATAAAATAAACTCATTTGATTTTGTGAATAATTTGCAAAGTGATTTTACAAGAAATCATACTTTTTCTAGAGAAGAAGATGTCATTTTGGATGAATCATATGTCTATCACATTTCTGTAGCATACAGTAATACAAAGGTGGTAGTAAAAGGAGACTTGTACATTACCCAAGATGATTTTGCCATATTGGGGTTTGACTATTTGGTTTTTGAAAAATTGAAAGAAAAAGATGGAGGAAACAGGCTAATATTCGAAACTAGAATTGAATACGAACAAATTAATGGTAAGATGTACTTAAACTATCATTCAATGAACAATTCATTCAAACTGTTAAAACCTCCCAGGTTTCAATTTTTGGAGGGAATTTTTAACCCCAATAAAAAACAATTTGTCTTGGTGTTCAATAATAATTTGGACGTAAATTCAGGAGGTATGTCATCCCGTTATAATATTCGATTTCAAGGCAAAAAACTAAAATTTGAATCAATCCTAATTGTTGATAATGAGGTTTCCTTGAAACCAAATATTGAAAGAAAGGGGAATAGGGATTTAATAAATGAGATGATTGAATTAATAAAAAAGGAAAAAATTAATGTTGAAGATTTACAATTTGAGGTAAAGGGGATAAAGGATGTGAATGGAAATGTTGTAAATGAGATTGAATACGAAAATAGGAGCCAGTTCAGGGAATTTTTTGTGCAAGAACTTCTCTTAGAGCCTACGGGGATTTCCAAGGATAATCTATTTATGGATAAAAGAAAACCGATTTTTACTGGGCAGCCAATCTCCAAGCCTGATAATTTTAGTGACTACTGGATGAACACCCCGCTTCCAAACCTCAAAAATTAA
- a CDS encoding flotillin family protein → MLTYIGILIIVIGLLSLLTKPIMGTTKFTSWATPKRSLQIVLLGLALSILTGAFFYAEPGTAYAVQYPWGGQKAVFRQGIHTKMWGRLIPIQFELPIKYVIPNSNGELGEQSEYANVDDAKYWAFSDAVKARIATSVVIGINTDDENQFLSVADRNKTEQNMIRSRIIPNIDQSIKNTCKLMDAQDYISGQASDFDRYFKDQLENGMYVLEEYSENQNREIIGDSSTVRTVMNKESKQKRFRIQLRNGEPVREKGNSLKAYGLSVIQAVVTEIDWEETFDNRLQLQKEEVAQTQLEKQQAEREFYRAQKEKARGEADKAVERARLEKEQIQKTIAAETEAKVAEFNLTKEKKQYEVEKFKALSKKVAADAESYKNAKLVSAGLTPQERAEWEYKTSVHVARELKDLSLPEIFIEGSTSKTNDGNLLQSLIGADLAKKMMDSKKE, encoded by the coding sequence ATGTTAACATATATAGGAATTTTAATTATTGTAATTGGACTTTTAAGCCTTTTGACCAAACCGATTATGGGAACGACCAAGTTCACATCTTGGGCGACACCAAAACGTAGTCTACAGATTGTATTGTTGGGATTGGCGCTTAGCATCCTGACCGGTGCCTTCTTTTATGCCGAACCCGGAACGGCCTATGCCGTGCAATATCCTTGGGGAGGCCAAAAGGCTGTCTTTAGACAGGGCATCCATACCAAAATGTGGGGCCGATTGATACCTATTCAGTTTGAACTTCCCATCAAATATGTAATCCCAAATTCAAATGGGGAACTAGGGGAGCAAAGCGAATATGCCAATGTAGATGATGCCAAATATTGGGCCTTTAGCGATGCCGTTAAAGCCAGAATCGCAACTTCGGTGGTAATTGGTATCAATACCGATGATGAAAATCAGTTTTTATCGGTAGCCGATAGGAACAAAACCGAGCAGAATATGATCCGGTCGCGCATCATTCCTAATATTGACCAGTCCATAAAGAATACCTGCAAGCTCATGGATGCCCAGGATTATATCTCTGGACAGGCATCAGACTTTGACCGATACTTCAAGGACCAACTGGAAAACGGCATGTACGTCCTGGAAGAGTATTCCGAAAACCAAAATAGGGAAATCATTGGGGACAGTAGTACCGTACGCACCGTAATGAACAAGGAATCCAAACAAAAGCGTTTTAGGATTCAGCTAAGGAACGGCGAACCGGTACGTGAAAAGGGAAATTCCCTAAAGGCCTATGGACTTAGCGTTATACAGGCCGTAGTTACGGAAATCGACTGGGAGGAAACTTTTGATAACCGCTTACAGCTACAGAAGGAAGAGGTGGCACAGACCCAACTGGAAAAGCAACAAGCGGAGCGCGAATTCTATCGTGCCCAAAAGGAGAAAGCCCGGGGCGAGGCCGATAAGGCCGTTGAAAGGGCCCGGTTGGAAAAGGAACAGATTCAAAAAACCATTGCAGCGGAAACCGAAGCCAAAGTGGCCGAATTCAACCTAACCAAGGAAAAAAAGCAGTACGAGGTGGAAAAATTCAAGGCCTTGAGCAAAAAGGTTGCGGCGGATGCGGAATCCTACAAAAACGCCAAATTGGTTTCTGCGGGCCTTACCCCCCAGGAACGTGCGGAATGGGAATATAAAACATCCGTTCACGTAGCACGTGAACTTAAAGACCTAAGTCTCCCCGAGATTTTTATTGAAGGGAGTACAAGCAAGACCAATGACGGTAATTTATTGCAGTCCCTCATTGGGGCCGACTTGGCCAAAAAAATGATGGATAGCAAAAAGGAATAA
- the iolG gene encoding inositol 2-dehydrogenase — protein sequence MTKIRLGIAGLGRIGKIHLDNLLQIPNVEVVGATDPDSASLQYAVDKGIAYTNTDFEAMVNMVPLDAVVICSPTDTHADYVAFCAKAGKHIFCEKPLDLSLNRIKDVLDVVQKHKVKLMLGFNRRFDKEFRKVHELVKNGAVGNPHLVKITSRDPGAPPVGYIKKSGGLFLDMTIHDFDMARYVVEKEVAEVYAKGAVLVDPAIGEVGDIDTAVVTLTYTDGTMAVIDNSREASYGYDQRVEVFGSKGMVQSNNNFHDSHKLYNKEGIHAALPLHFFLERYQEAYKTEMQDFIKGLEIGTPMPVDGNDGLQSLKIGLAALQSLKHNRPVKISEVEQSAPMV from the coding sequence ATGACAAAAATTAGATTAGGTATTGCCGGCTTAGGAAGAATTGGTAAAATCCATTTGGACAATCTCTTACAAATTCCAAATGTTGAGGTAGTGGGTGCTACCGACCCAGACAGTGCTAGCCTGCAATATGCCGTTGATAAGGGAATAGCCTATACCAATACAGATTTTGAGGCCATGGTAAATATGGTTCCTTTAGACGCTGTGGTGATTTGTTCCCCTACGGACACCCATGCGGATTATGTAGCGTTTTGCGCCAAGGCAGGAAAGCACATCTTCTGTGAAAAACCTCTGGATCTTTCCCTGAACCGTATAAAGGACGTCCTGGATGTCGTCCAAAAACATAAGGTAAAGCTGATGTTGGGCTTCAATAGAAGGTTTGATAAAGAATTTAGAAAAGTGCACGAGCTCGTAAAAAATGGAGCTGTTGGCAATCCGCATTTAGTAAAAATTACCAGTCGAGACCCTGGGGCTCCGCCTGTGGGTTATATAAAAAAGTCAGGCGGATTGTTTTTGGATATGACCATACATGATTTTGATATGGCGCGGTACGTTGTGGAAAAGGAGGTTGCCGAGGTGTACGCCAAAGGGGCCGTTTTGGTAGATCCGGCCATAGGTGAAGTAGGTGATATTGATACGGCCGTAGTTACCCTAACCTATACTGATGGCACCATGGCCGTCATAGATAATAGCAGGGAGGCCTCTTATGGTTATGACCAACGAGTGGAAGTTTTCGGTTCAAAGGGTATGGTACAATCCAACAATAATTTTCACGATTCACACAAACTCTATAACAAGGAGGGCATACATGCTGCACTGCCCCTACATTTTTTCTTGGAACGTTATCAAGAGGCATATAAGACCGAGATGCAAGATTTTATAAAAGGCCTGGAAATTGGAACCCCGATGCCCGTAGACGGCAATGATGGTCTCCAATCATTAAAAATAGGTTTGGCCGCATTGCAATCTTTAAAACATAACAGGCCCGTAAAAATCTCCGAGGTAGAACAATCCGCCCCTATGGTCTAA